Proteins from a single region of Sebastes umbrosus isolate fSebUmb1 chromosome 8, fSebUmb1.pri, whole genome shotgun sequence:
- the sart3 gene encoding squamous cell carcinoma antigen recognized by T-cells 3: protein MNRLVRTDTSLAVTRQTSLSNMAAPNSNAEQTQLQEMEEEDAGMEERDMESDEEQEEEEGMRVENSDDEEDDSSEDEKENEAEIQRLEEQLSINAFDYNCHVDLIKLLKQEGELSRLRKARQKMSELFPLTEEIWLDWLKDEIRLTEEEPNREKVYELFEKAINDYICPDIWLEYAQYSIGGMGLPGGMDKVRSIFERAVTAVGVHMTKGQTVWEAYREFENVILSTVQPPPGRIPSQEEQGLLNTQLERIHTLFRRQLAVPLMDMEATYAEYEEWSEHGVAETVIHQYKKALQQLAKCKPFEESLIVAEPPKLAEYQSYIDFELKEGDPARIQITYERTLAENCLVPDMWAKYATYLDRQLKIKDMVLSSHERAVRNCPWTMGLWKSYLLALERHGADHQTVSDLFEKALNAGFIQATDYVEIWQAYLDYLRRRVDFSKESSKELEELRGAFSRSLDYMKQDVEERFGESGDPSCIIMQIWARIEALHCKNIQKARELWDSIMTKGNAKYANMWLEYYNLERSYGDPVHCRKALHRAVQCTSDYPEHVSEVLLTFERVEGSLEDWDVAVQKTETRLNRINEQRAKVAVKEANLARQEDERGDQRRRAKVDKKAQKKGQKGTRAGEKRKAEQDDYHDEWNDNSEQAPKRQRGNGDQTAEEYMETETGLFGRNAPPGYKPAAHGNKRAQHGAAAAAQKQNDDKPELRNDNSSVFISNLAYTLEEPEAKLRTLFETCGPIEQVRPVFSNKGTFKGYCYVQFESTVSVAEALKLDRREVEGRPMFVSPCVDKNKNPDFKVFKYNTTIEKQKIFISGLPFSCKKEQLEEICKSHGTIKDIRLVTYRSGKPKGLAYVEFADEAQASQAVLKLDGMVVEDNTIAVAISNPPRRNMDKPGSNRLMADMMPRQVFGSRGRGRTQLSLLPRSLHRQSGTASKAENGTAAEQVPATDSASVNAAGETKPLSNSDFARMLLSK, encoded by the exons atgaACCGACTCGTTCGAACAGACACATCACTAGCTGTTACCAGGCAGACGAGCCTTTCCAACATGGCAGCGCCAAACAGCAACGCAGAGCAAACGCAGTTgcaagagatggaggaggaagatgctgggatggaggagagagatatGGAGTCGGACGAagaacaagaggaggaggagggcatgAGAGTAGAAAACTCAGACGACGAAGAGGACGATTCGTCGGAGGACGAGAAAGAAAATGAAGCGGAGATCCAGCGACTGGAGGAGCAG ctgtcaatcaatgctTTCGACTACAACTGCCACGTGGATCTCATCAAACTGCTGAAGCAGGAGGGAGAACTTTCCCGTCTGCGAAAGGCAAGGCAGAAGATGAGTGAGCTTTTCCCACTCACTGAAG AGATCTGGCTAGACTGGCTCAAGGATGAGATCCGTCTGACTGAGGAGGAGCCAAACCGGGAGAAAGTATACGAACTTTTTGAGAAAGCTATAAACGACTATATCT GTCCAGATATCTGGCTTGAATATGCTCAGTATTCAATTGGAGGCATGGGCTTACCAGGTGGGATGGACAAGGTGAGATCCATCTTTGAGAGAGCGGTGACAGCGGTGGGGGTTCACATGACCAAGGGACAGACGGTGTGGGAGGCGTACAGAGAGTTTGAGAACGTTATTCTGTCCACAGTACAG CCTCCCCCTGGCAGGATTCCCAGCCAAGAGGAGCAAGGGCTGCTGAATACTCAGCTTGAGCGTATCCATACACTGTTTCGCCGCCAGCTGGCCGTTCCCTTAATGG ACATGGAAGCCACCTATGCAGAGTATGAGGAGTGGTCTGAACATGGCGTGGCTGAGACGGTCATACATCAGTACAAAAAGGCTTTGCAGCAGCTGGCAAAGTGCAAACCTTTTGAAGAGTCACTG ATAGTAGCAGAGCCTCCTAAGCTGGCAGAGTATCAGTCCTACATCGACTTCGAACTAAAGGAGGGCGACCCAGCGCGGATCCAGATAACCTATGAGCGGACCCTGGCGGAGAACTGCCTGGTACCAGACATGTGGGCTAAATACGCCACCTATCTT GATCGTCAGCTGAAGATCAAAGACATGGTTCTCTCCTCTCACGAGCGTGCAGTCAGGAACTGCCCCTGGACTATGGGTCTGTGGAAAAGCTACCTGCTAGCTCTGGAGAGGCATGGAGCCGACCACCAGACTGTCTCAG ATCTTTTTGAAAAGGCGCTGAATGCAGGTTTCATTCAAGCGACGGATTATGTGGAAATTTGGCAGGCATACCTCGACTACCTGAGGAGACGTGTGGATTTCAGCAAAG aatCAAGTAAAGAGTTGGAGGAGTTACGAGGagctttctctcgctctctagACTACATGAAACAGGATGTTGAAGAAA gatttggtgaaAGTGGAGATCCTTCTTGTATCATAATGCAGATCTGGGCAAGGATAGAG GCTCTCCACTGCAAGAACATCCAAAAAGCCAGAGAGCTGTGGGACAGTATCATGACAAAAGGGAACGCTAAATATGCCAACATGTGGCTGGAGTACTATAACCTTGAAAG GTCTTATGGAGACCCTGTTCACTGTCGGAAAGCTCTCCACAGAGCAGTTCAGTGCACCTCAGACTACCCTGAGCATGTGAGTGAAGTCCTGCTCACATTTGAGAGGGTCGAAG GTTCTCTGGAGGACTGGGACGTGGCAGTGCAGAAGACAGAGACCCGACTGAACCGGATTAATGAGCAGCGAGCGAAG GTGGCTGTGAAAGAAGCCAACCTGGCTCGCCAAGAGGACGAGAGAGGTGATCAGCGGCGGAGGGCCAAGGTAGACAAGAAGGCTCAGAAGAAGGGCCAAAAGGGAACTCGAGCTGGGGAGAAGAGGAAAGCCGAGCAGGATGATTATCATGATGAGTGGAACGATAACTCCg AACAAGCTCCTAAAAGGCAAAGAGGAAACGGGGACCAAACCGCAGAGGAGTACATGGAGACCGAGACGGGACTGTTTGGGAGGAACGCTCCCCCTGGCTATAAGCCTGCTGCTCACGGCAATAAAAGAGCCCAGCACGGAGCAGCGGCCGCTGCCCAGAAGCAGAACGACGACAAGCCAGAGCTTCGCAACGATAACAGCAGCGTATTCATCAGCAACCTGGCGTACACCCTGGAGGAGCCAGAGGCGAAGCTCAGGACCCTGTTTGAGACCTGTGGTCCCATCGAACAGGTTCGCCCCGTATTCagcaacaaagggaccttcaAAGGCTACTGCTATGTACAGTTTGAATCCACAGTGTCTGTCGCTGAAGCCCTGAAGCTGGACAGACGGGAGGTGGAGGGCAGGCCCATGTTTGTGTCACCTTGtgtagacaaaaacaaaaatcctgactttaAG GTATTTAAATACAACACAACCATTGAGAAACAAAAGATCTTCATCTCTGGGCTGCCGTTCTCGTGCAAAAAAGAGCAACTGGAGGAAATCTGCAAAAGTCATGGCACCATCAAAGACATTCGTCTGGTCACGTATCGCTCAGGAAAACCCAAG GGTCTGGCATATGTTGAGTTTGCAGATGAAGCCCAGGCTTCTCAGGCAGTTCTGAAATTGGACGGCATGGTTGTAGAGGACAACACAATCGCTGTTGCAATAAGTAACCCTCCTCGCAGAAACATGGATAAACCCGGTTCCAACAGGCTCATGGCAGACATGATGCCTCGCCAGGTGTTTGGATC gagaggaagaggacgcACTCAGCTCTCATTACTTCCTCGTTCCCTGCACCGACAGAGTGGGACCGCAAGCAAAGCCGAGAATGGAACAGCGGCTGAGCAGGTGCCAGCGACAGACAGCGCATCAGTGAACGCAGCCGGAGAGACGAAACCTTTGTCAAATTCAGACTTTGCCAGAATGCTTCTCAGCAAGTGA
- the iscu gene encoding iron-sulfur cluster assembly enzyme ISCU, mitochondrial produces the protein MAMTASLRSSASSLLLFSRRLFSPQLSAVCSYHKKVVDHYENPRNVGTLDKTSKNVGTGLVGAPACGDVMKLQIQVDENGKIVDAKFKTFGCGSAIASSSLATEWVKGKSVDEALKIKNTDIAKELCLPPVKLHCSMLAEDAIKAALSDYRIKQQDKKEERAQATS, from the exons atggcgatgacTGCTTCTCTACGAAGCTCCGCGTCCTCGCTGTTGTTGTTTAGCAGACGGTTGTTCAGCCCGCAGCTGAGTGCTGTCTGCTCTTATCACAAGAAG GTGGTGGATCATTATGAAAACCCGAGAAATGTAGGGACTCTAGACAAAACCTCCAAGAATGTGGGGACTGGATTGGTGGGTGCACCAGCCTGTGGTGATGTAATGAAGCTTCAG ATCCAGGTGGATGAAAATGGCAAGATTGTTGACGCAAAGTTCAAGACATTTGGCTGCGGATCAGCCATCGCCTCCAGCTCTCTAGCAACAGAGTGGGTGAAGGGGAAGTCG GTTGATGAAGCTCTGAAGATCAAGAACACAGACATTGCCAAAGAACTCTGCCTTCCTCCAGTCAAACTGCATTGCTCCA TGCTTGCAGAAGATGCCATAAAAGCGGCGCTGTCAGACTACAGAATAAAACAGCAGGACAAGAAGGAGGAACGTGCACAGGCCACCAGTTAA
- the LOC119493448 gene encoding slit homolog 3 protein produces MLWCRCGVLLVLCICPPACLIPSPCPPGCCCPRPGFLVLCESLGLSSLPRSVPLSTSALSVARNQLCNVDHLLRPFSDLQELSLSHNLLARFPRGLPPSLESLLLQENRITYITSGALRQLGNLTRLDLEDNRIRAIQPGALQGLNKLQVLTLKGNKLTSLPLNLPPSLTHLDLSANCISVLDLPSLSALVNLQVLKINSNCLRSVPERAFDGLPRLRSVDLANNLWVCECDILYLYRWLLSGRLRMATDLVCTEPVHLAHRLLLDLSVMAICPHVLKQNERTDQLDLNSALERKLETATVNPTGPSLFKNKRHLGNLSEQISQETTVGLLFKDAHKTRVLLDHYSLETLTYEECLFLNKTQTVSPSSLKTTTSIPDEQKCNITGQPPQINATSAEGTQTLLSTNRDAPWPTPELRLLTQHDSAVVISLLAVLCVLVALLMLAVLVVLKKVLLRQQRVAPLDAGSGG; encoded by the coding sequence ATGCTTTGGTGCAGATGTGGTGTCCTACTGGTTCTCTGCATCTGTCCTCCAGCCTGCCTCATTCCGTCTCCCTGTCCTCCTGGCTGCTGCTGTCCTCGCCCAGGATTCCTGGTCTTGTGCGAGTCCCTGGGTCTCAGCTCGCTTCCTCGCTCTGTCCCTCTCAGTACCTCGGCTCTATCGGTGGCGAGGAACCAGCTCTGTAACGTGGACCACCTGCTTCGGCCCTTCTCTGACCTACAGGAGCTGAGCCTCAGTCACAATCTGCTGGCCCGCTTCCCTCGTGGTCTGCCCCCCAGCCTGGAGtccctgctgctgcaggagaacCGCATCACTTACATCACCTCAGGCGCCCTGCGACAACTGGGGAACCTCACTCGCCTGGACCTGGAGGACAACCGCATCCGTGCCATCCAACCCGGGGCACTCCAGGGACTTAACAAGCTGCAGGTCCTGACACTGAAGGGGAACAAGCTCACAAGCCTCCCTCTGAATCTTCCCCCATCACTGACCCATTTAGACCTCTCAGCAAACTGCATCTCTGTCCTGGACCTGCCCTCGCTGTCCGCCCTGGTCAACCTGCAGGTCCTGAAGATCAACAGCAACTGCCTGCGTTCAGTCCCAGAGAGAGCCTTCGACGGCCTGCCACGTCTCAGATCTGTGGACCTCGCCAACAACCTGTGGGTGTGCGAGTGTGACATCTTGTATCTGTACCGCTGGCTGCTGAGTGGCAGGCTGAGGATGGCCACAGACCTGGTGTGCACAGAGCCGGTCCATCTTGCTCACCGCCTGCTTCTGGACCTCTCTGTCATGGCTATCTGTCCTCATGTGCTGAAGCAAAATGAGAGGACAGACCAACTGGACCTCAACTCTGCACTAGAGAGGAAGCTAGAGACGGCGACGGTGAACCCAACGGGACCAAGCTTGTTTAAAAACAAGAGGCATTTGGGAAACTTGTCAGAGCAAATATCACAAGAAACCACTGTTGGACTTCTTTTCAAAGATGCTCACAAGACTCGTGTGTTACTTGACCACTACTCTTTAGAGACCCTTACCTATGAGGAGTGCTTGTtcctaaataaaacacaaacagtgagCCCATCCAGTTTAAAAACCACTACTTCTATCCCCGATGAGCAGAAATGCAACATCACAGGTCAGCCCCCTCAGATAAATGCAACCTCTGCTGAAGGGACACAAACTTTACTCTCCACAAACAGAGATGCACCCTGGCCCACCCCCGAGCTACGCCTGTTAACACAACATGACTCTGCAGTGGTCATATCTCTGCTTGCTGTGTTATGTGTGTTAGTAGCTCTCCTAATGCTGGCAGTGCTGGTGGTTCTAAAAAAGGTACTTCTGCGCCAACAGAGGGTGGCTCCGCTTGATGCAGGATCTGGTGGATGA
- the tmem119a gene encoding transmembrane protein 119: MKSRLVFLVACVTLLSLCHAAPLLYNASMDGSGDEAELELIFPTSFSTRAPVDISAATGAPTLTNTITTTMIRLKDFVFTRVVDFLQENLLIIIVVTSLLIVMVFIICCASAMSHKRKLEAYKPPPQPNRKYTADKTGGRKNSSELQERPYAVDHVKRVQTQSMASPKNLRQPSKALVGEKGRDVRSSPRQEVRKVREVEEVEKRREEPKHKEQPRHREEVQQSSSPSTSAAHTGCTCHLKKAHH; encoded by the coding sequence ATGAAGTCCCGTCTTGTTTTCCTCGTCGCATGTGTGACGCTGCTCTCACTGTGTCACGCCGCTCCTCTGTTGTACAACGCATCCATGGATGGCAGCGGTGATGAAGCGGAGCTGGAGCTCATTTTTCCAACCTCCTTCTCCACTCGAGCACCTGTTGACATCTCTGCTGCTACCGGAGCTCCCACCCTCACcaacaccatcaccaccaccatgaTCCGCCTGAAGGACTTCGTCTTTACCCGAGTGGTGGACTTCCTGCAGGAGAATCTgctcatcatcatcgtcgtgACCTCTCTCCTCATCGTCATGGTCTTCATCATCTGCTGTGCCTCTGCCATGAGTCACAAGCGCAAGCTGGAGGCCTACAAACCCCCTCCTCAACCAAACAGGAAGTACACGGCCGATAAGACAGGCGGACGCAAGAATTCAAGCGAGCTCCAGGAGAGGCCGTACGCCGTCGACCACGTCAAGAGGGTCCAGACTCAGAGCATGGCCTCCCCCAAGAACCTGCGCCAGCCCTCCAAGGCTCTGGTTGGGGAGAAGGGGAGAGACGTCAGGTCGTCGCCCCGCCAGGAGGTCAGAAAGGtcagggaggtggaggaagtggagaagcGGAGAGAGGAGCCCAAGCACAAAGAGCAGCCAAGGCATAGGGAGGAGGTGCAGCAGAGCTCCAGCCCCAGCACCAGCGCCGCTCATACAGGCTGCACCTGCCACCTGAAAAAGGCCCACCACTAG